In Labilithrix sp., a single genomic region encodes these proteins:
- a CDS encoding helix-turn-helix transcriptional regulator — protein sequence MVEDAEKLKSHVGRRIAELRERHGLTQANVAEAIGTTVPNLQRIEYGTQNVTLETLVRIANAIGVRVVEMFEEELEGPKKKRTRGRPRR from the coding sequence GTGGTGGAAGACGCGGAGAAGCTGAAATCCCACGTCGGAAGGCGAATCGCGGAGCTACGTGAGCGACACGGTCTGACGCAGGCGAACGTTGCTGAGGCGATCGGAACGACCGTGCCGAACCTTCAGCGCATCGAGTACGGGACACAGAACGTCACGCTCGAGACCCTCGTGAGGATCGCCAACGCGATCGGTGTCCGGGTGGTCGAGATGTTCGAGGAGGAGTTGGAGGGGCCGAAGAAGAAGCGAACGAGGGGACGCCCTCGACGCTAG
- a CDS encoding site-specific DNA-methyltransferase has translation MLETGIFWYGDNLTVMREYLTGDGEVDLIYLDPPFNSERRYNVPLTEEDGSPSQAQLQAFADYWRWGKEAEDAFDQCTRPRRKYLVSAMFIETMQMLRRVLGQNNMMAYLSMMAVRLVEMKRLLKPTGSLYLHCDPTASHYVKLVLDALFGAKCFRNEIIWKRTSGHSDAVGYGSIHDTILFYTNSDTATWSQQHVEYDEEYAEKYYRYRDKPTREFPEGRRFMSDNLSAAGLAGGGYTYEWNGVTREWRCPESTMSDLDRKGLVFYTKNGMPRRKRYLDEAKGLPAPDLWTDVEPLRSWHEEKTGYPTQKPLALLKRIILASSKEGDVILDPFCGCGTAIVAAQELKRQWIGIDITHVAVSVLKTRMEKKFPGLTFRVRGEPEDIASALRLADEKPLEFQAWIVDRVGGMPTEAEKQKKVARGGGDDNRDGFILFRDDPKAARSKRMLLSVKAGDSYVNKPQETVDSLGGAMQRHGAVLGALLVSHRPSETTYKRAASYGYWTSETYGKKYPVIQIVTLEDLFADGWRGVNIPGENTTRISAPPPGTPGASEELFDALGNPKVAPRPPKKALPGQLEIPAVARPKKRASK, from the coding sequence ATGCTTGAGACGGGGATCTTCTGGTACGGCGACAACCTCACCGTCATGCGCGAGTACCTCACGGGTGATGGCGAGGTCGACCTCATCTACCTCGACCCTCCATTCAATTCGGAGCGCCGGTACAACGTACCGCTGACGGAGGAGGACGGCTCCCCGTCTCAGGCACAACTCCAAGCGTTCGCCGACTATTGGCGCTGGGGAAAGGAAGCAGAGGACGCCTTCGATCAGTGCACGCGCCCCCGCCGCAAGTACCTCGTGTCGGCGATGTTCATCGAGACCATGCAGATGCTTCGTCGCGTCCTCGGGCAGAACAATATGATGGCGTACCTCTCGATGATGGCGGTGCGCCTGGTCGAGATGAAACGGTTGCTGAAGCCGACCGGATCTCTCTACCTGCACTGCGATCCAACGGCGAGTCACTATGTCAAACTCGTCCTCGACGCGTTGTTTGGCGCGAAGTGCTTTCGCAACGAGATCATCTGGAAGCGTACGAGCGGCCACAGCGATGCCGTCGGATACGGAAGCATTCACGACACGATTCTATTTTACACGAATAGCGACACCGCGACCTGGAGCCAGCAACACGTCGAGTATGACGAGGAATACGCCGAAAAGTACTATCGCTATCGCGACAAGCCTACTCGCGAATTCCCAGAGGGTCGACGCTTCATGTCCGACAATCTCAGCGCCGCCGGCCTCGCGGGAGGAGGGTACACATACGAATGGAACGGCGTTACTCGTGAGTGGCGTTGTCCGGAATCAACGATGAGTGATCTGGATCGAAAGGGCCTGGTCTTCTATACGAAGAATGGGATGCCACGCCGAAAGCGCTATCTTGACGAGGCTAAGGGCCTACCAGCGCCCGACCTTTGGACGGACGTTGAGCCTCTTCGCTCCTGGCACGAAGAGAAGACTGGCTACCCGACGCAAAAGCCATTGGCTCTGCTGAAGCGGATCATTCTCGCTTCGTCCAAAGAGGGTGACGTAATCCTCGACCCATTTTGCGGTTGTGGAACAGCGATTGTCGCTGCGCAGGAGTTGAAGCGGCAGTGGATCGGCATCGACATCACGCATGTGGCCGTGAGCGTCCTGAAGACACGTATGGAGAAGAAGTTCCCAGGTCTCACCTTCCGCGTGCGAGGGGAGCCCGAGGACATCGCGAGCGCTCTCCGCCTCGCCGATGAAAAGCCGTTGGAGTTTCAGGCGTGGATCGTCGACAGAGTTGGCGGAATGCCGACCGAGGCCGAAAAGCAGAAGAAGGTTGCCAGAGGGGGTGGGGACGACAACCGGGACGGATTCATTCTGTTTCGAGACGATCCGAAGGCCGCACGGAGCAAGAGGATGCTGCTGTCGGTGAAGGCCGGCGATTCATATGTCAATAAGCCACAAGAGACCGTGGACTCGCTTGGCGGCGCGATGCAACGCCATGGTGCGGTACTCGGTGCTCTCTTGGTGTCGCACCGTCCCAGCGAGACCACATACAAGAGGGCGGCGAGCTACGGTTATTGGACCTCCGAGACCTATGGGAAGAAGTATCCGGTGATTCAGATTGTCACACTGGAAGACCTGTTTGCCGACGGTTGGCGCGGGGTCAACATCCCAGGCGAGAATACGACGAGGATTTCCGCGCCGCCCCCTGGAACGCCGGGGGCGAGCGAGGAACTGTTCGACGCGCTCGGGAACCCGAAAGTCGCCCCACGACCGCCGAAAAAGGCTCTTCCTGGTCAGCTTGAAATCCCGGCCGTCGCGCGGCCCAAGAAGCGAGCATCAAAGTAG
- the purQ gene encoding phosphoribosylformylglycinamidine synthase subunit PurQ — MRAAVVLFPGLNADTEMVRTLQLAGTRVEVVWHAETALPAGTDLVAIPGGFSYGDYLRCGAIAKVGGIMKSVAAHAAAGGYVLGVCNGFQILTECGLLPGALTRNTGLRFECRDVHVKVEADGPFSPKPGSVLRLPIAHGEGRYQATPDVVRRLEGEGLVALRYCDASGDVDERSNPNGSIGNIAGIYGGPRKNVLGLMPHPERMSEACLGGTGGLELFQAVVRAA; from the coding sequence ATGCGCGCCGCCGTCGTCCTGTTCCCCGGTCTCAACGCCGACACCGAAATGGTCCGCACGCTGCAGCTCGCGGGGACGAGGGTGGAGGTCGTCTGGCACGCCGAGACCGCGCTGCCGGCGGGGACCGATCTCGTCGCGATCCCCGGGGGCTTCAGCTACGGCGATTACCTGCGTTGCGGAGCAATCGCGAAAGTCGGTGGAATCATGAAATCCGTCGCGGCCCACGCCGCCGCGGGCGGGTACGTGCTCGGGGTCTGCAACGGCTTTCAGATCCTCACCGAGTGCGGCCTCTTGCCGGGAGCGCTCACGCGCAACACGGGCCTGCGCTTCGAGTGCCGCGACGTCCACGTGAAGGTCGAGGCGGACGGTCCGTTCTCGCCGAAGCCCGGCTCGGTCCTGCGCCTCCCGATCGCGCACGGCGAAGGCCGCTATCAGGCGACCCCCGACGTCGTGCGGCGGCTCGAAGGGGAGGGGCTCGTCGCGCTCCGTTATTGCGACGCGTCCGGCGACGTCGACGAGCGCTCCAACCCGAACGGCTCGATCGGCAACATCGCCGGCATCTACGGCGGTCCGCGCAAGAACGTGCTCGGGCTCATGCCGCATCCGGAGCGCATGAGCGAGGCCTGCCTCGGCGGCACCGGCGGGCTCGAGCTGTTCCAGGCCGTCGTCCGCGCGGCTTAG
- a CDS encoding DUF1883 domain-containing protein produces MAGVWEVNTGPTSAIVVEMSGSAADVLVVDQQNLHTWKRGGSVRYKGGFFEQSPAVIRPGRGHWFVIVDPQGGRTDVKISVRG; encoded by the coding sequence ATGGCTGGCGTTTGGGAAGTGAACACAGGCCCGACGAGCGCCATCGTCGTGGAGATGAGCGGCAGCGCCGCAGATGTTCTCGTAGTCGACCAGCAGAACCTCCACACATGGAAGCGAGGAGGATCCGTCCGCTACAAGGGCGGATTCTTTGAGCAGTCGCCCGCCGTCATTCGTCCGGGTCGAGGACACTGGTTCGTGATCGTCGATCCGCAAGGCGGAAGAACGGACGTCAAGATCAGCGTTCGCGGGTAA
- a CDS encoding diguanylate cyclase produces the protein MADAPRSSDPLSSPRRLASLAATRLMNTEKDEVFDRLTRLAASVLGVPVAAMSLLDAERQFIKSGVGLGDSRQGLVAHSFCQHAVRSREPFVVEDARVHPLAKDNPFVEDGSLVAYAGVPIMVDEGEAVGAFCIADAKPRKWTERELTILKDLSGAVEAQIAAHRAMIQAEERRQLLEVVLDTMGSGLMVMDADRKLTVINADAKRMIDEGALESPTHERPVTVGLYRADGQTHLLPEELPLVRAANGEVVSNVDIVVRPPKRPWTEYCVNVAARPLPAGGAVMVMHDMTERRALERKARMNEALYHKLAGNIPNALVYLIDRRFEILLAEGALFAKLDLNPAEIVGKSFSAVASPSNWLRTEAALRTCFEGHSASFTAIRADRTYEARCEPVYERADVVAAIMIYFDVTDRANEANELRTLTARLTALLEHMPEGVLFEDESFRVQLVNRAALEMFGVSSASALLGADIAAPASITTPGARSSFADPALAAYAMDEKRRAGERVLGERIELADGRILERDFIPVIDGGAHRGNLWMHRDVTERERTAARLGELSVRDELTGLVNRRGFIARGQKLLDAAESARRAPILFFVDLNGMKPINDQLGHHEGDRALVDTARLLEKAFDDDALIARLGGDEFVVLVPEPDGKSPTACERALKNTVAAFNDGCTRLYRVSVSVGYTEFDPHAPRTIEQLLNAADAQMYAAKRERQARGNVSLPPPTSKRG, from the coding sequence ATGGCCGACGCGCCCCGCTCGTCCGATCCGCTCTCGTCTCCGCGCCGGCTGGCCTCGCTCGCGGCGACGCGGCTCATGAATACGGAGAAGGACGAGGTCTTCGACCGCCTTACCCGGCTCGCCGCGAGCGTCCTCGGCGTCCCGGTCGCGGCGATGTCGCTCCTCGACGCCGAGCGTCAGTTCATCAAGAGCGGCGTCGGCCTCGGCGACTCGCGGCAGGGCCTGGTCGCCCACTCCTTCTGCCAGCACGCCGTCCGCAGCCGTGAGCCGTTCGTCGTCGAAGACGCGCGCGTCCACCCGCTCGCCAAGGACAACCCGTTCGTCGAGGACGGCTCCCTCGTCGCGTACGCCGGCGTGCCGATCATGGTCGACGAGGGCGAGGCGGTCGGAGCCTTCTGCATCGCGGACGCGAAGCCGCGGAAGTGGACCGAGCGCGAGCTCACGATCTTGAAGGACCTCTCCGGCGCGGTGGAGGCGCAGATCGCCGCGCATCGCGCCATGATTCAGGCCGAGGAGCGGCGGCAGCTGCTCGAGGTCGTCCTCGACACGATGGGCTCGGGGCTCATGGTCATGGACGCGGACCGCAAGCTCACCGTCATCAACGCGGACGCGAAGCGAATGATCGACGAGGGCGCGCTGGAGAGCCCCACCCACGAGCGGCCCGTCACGGTCGGGCTGTACCGCGCGGACGGGCAGACGCACCTCCTGCCCGAGGAGCTTCCGCTCGTGCGCGCCGCGAACGGCGAGGTCGTCTCGAACGTCGACATCGTCGTCCGCCCGCCGAAGCGTCCGTGGACGGAGTACTGCGTGAACGTCGCCGCGCGGCCGCTCCCCGCCGGCGGCGCGGTCATGGTCATGCACGACATGACCGAGCGGCGCGCGCTCGAGCGCAAGGCGCGCATGAACGAGGCGCTCTACCACAAGCTCGCCGGCAACATCCCGAACGCGCTCGTCTACCTCATCGACCGCCGCTTCGAGATCCTCCTCGCGGAGGGCGCGCTCTTCGCGAAGCTGGACCTCAACCCCGCCGAGATCGTCGGCAAGAGCTTCTCCGCCGTCGCGAGCCCGAGCAACTGGCTGCGGACGGAGGCGGCGCTCCGCACCTGCTTCGAAGGGCACTCCGCGTCGTTCACCGCGATCCGCGCCGACCGCACCTACGAGGCGCGCTGCGAGCCGGTCTACGAGCGCGCCGACGTCGTCGCCGCGATCATGATCTACTTCGACGTCACCGATCGCGCGAACGAGGCGAACGAGCTCCGCACCCTCACCGCGCGTCTCACCGCGCTCCTCGAGCACATGCCCGAAGGCGTGCTCTTCGAGGACGAGAGCTTCCGCGTCCAGCTCGTGAACCGCGCCGCGCTCGAGATGTTCGGCGTGAGCAGCGCGAGCGCGCTCCTCGGCGCCGACATCGCGGCGCCGGCCTCGATCACGACCCCCGGCGCGCGAAGCAGCTTCGCCGATCCCGCCCTCGCCGCCTACGCGATGGACGAGAAGCGCCGCGCGGGGGAGCGCGTCCTCGGCGAGCGCATCGAGCTCGCCGACGGCCGCATCCTCGAGCGCGACTTCATCCCCGTCATCGACGGCGGCGCCCACCGCGGCAACCTGTGGATGCATCGCGACGTCACCGAGCGCGAGCGCACCGCCGCGCGCCTCGGCGAGCTCTCCGTCCGCGACGAGCTCACCGGCCTCGTCAACCGCCGCGGCTTCATCGCGCGCGGGCAGAAGCTGCTCGACGCGGCCGAGAGCGCGCGCCGCGCCCCGATCCTCTTCTTCGTCGACCTGAACGGCATGAAGCCGATCAACGACCAGCTCGGCCACCACGAGGGCGACCGCGCGCTCGTCGACACCGCGCGCCTCCTCGAGAAGGCGTTCGACGACGACGCGCTCATCGCGCGCCTCGGCGGCGACGAGTTCGTCGTCCTCGTCCCGGAGCCCGACGGGAAGTCGCCGACCGCGTGCGAGCGCGCGCTGAAGAACACCGTCGCCGCGTTCAACGACGGGTGCACGCGCCTCTACCGCGTGTCGGTCAGCGTCGGCTACACGGAGTTCGACCCGCACGCGCCGCGGACGATCGAGCAGCTCCTCAACGCCGCCGACGCGCAGATGTACGCCGCGAAGCGGGAGCGTCAGGCCCGCGGCAACGTCTCCCTCCCTCCCCCCACGAGCAAGCGCGGATGA
- a CDS encoding OmpA family protein, producing the protein MKSLLGAVALVGATLYSETASAQRVLEGFAVQKFEPSERGSEWFGNESLDLRGKIRPAVGVVSDFSRRSLIIFEDNDNVRGSVIRNQVFLHPGGSLVLFDRLRLAVNVPIQVFVDGNSATVFRDETGAGVVTTSFAEPANSSAMGDLRFGADVRLAGVYGDPFTVAAGLQVWAPTGSTANYASDGHARLKPRVMVAGDIGAFTYAGSVGVNFRTRGYERMGPAGIGHELNLTAALGAKVLDKTLTVGPEMWMSSVMTNNRFLEKKWTPLEVGAGAHYLIANQVRVGAALMGGPVRAWSNPVYRIIAMAEWAPGVVDDRDGDGIPDNEDACPDQKGVRSAEPSRNGCPEVAPQQVAGPTDRDNDGIPDQQDACPDVPGVKTDDPTTNGCRDTDGDGFFDPKDACPTEKGIASQDPMTNGCPDTDGDGIFDKVDACPTEAGPKSEDPKKNGCPIGDKDKDGIKDDVDACPDEPGPASPDPKRNGCPMAFISQGQIKILDQVKFKTGSAAIENGKDSEEVLEAVRAVLQTHTEIKKIRIEGHTDNKGAAAMNKKLSADRAASVKTWLVKKGIAADRMSTTGFGLEKPIDTNETETGRKNNRRVEFHIE; encoded by the coding sequence ATGAAGAGCTTGCTCGGCGCCGTGGCCCTCGTCGGCGCGACCTTGTATTCCGAAACGGCCAGCGCACAGCGCGTCCTCGAAGGCTTTGCGGTTCAGAAGTTCGAGCCGTCCGAGCGTGGCAGCGAGTGGTTCGGCAACGAGTCGCTCGACCTGCGCGGCAAGATCCGCCCCGCGGTCGGCGTCGTGTCCGACTTCTCGCGCCGCTCGCTCATCATCTTCGAGGACAACGACAACGTCCGCGGCTCGGTCATCCGTAACCAGGTCTTCCTCCATCCGGGCGGAAGTCTCGTCCTCTTCGACCGGCTGCGCCTCGCGGTGAACGTGCCGATCCAGGTGTTCGTCGACGGCAACTCCGCGACCGTCTTCCGCGACGAGACCGGCGCGGGCGTCGTCACCACGTCGTTCGCCGAGCCGGCGAACTCGAGCGCGATGGGTGACCTCCGCTTCGGCGCCGACGTCCGCCTCGCCGGCGTCTACGGCGATCCCTTCACCGTCGCGGCCGGGCTCCAGGTCTGGGCGCCGACCGGCAGCACTGCCAACTACGCGAGCGACGGCCACGCGCGCCTCAAGCCGCGCGTCATGGTCGCGGGCGACATCGGCGCGTTCACGTACGCCGGCAGCGTCGGCGTCAACTTCCGCACGCGCGGCTACGAGCGCATGGGCCCGGCCGGCATCGGCCACGAGCTCAACCTCACCGCCGCCCTCGGCGCGAAGGTCCTCGACAAGACGCTCACGGTCGGCCCCGAGATGTGGATGTCGTCCGTCATGACGAACAACCGCTTCCTCGAGAAGAAGTGGACCCCGCTCGAGGTCGGCGCGGGAGCGCACTACCTCATCGCGAACCAGGTCCGCGTCGGCGCGGCGCTCATGGGCGGTCCGGTCCGCGCGTGGTCGAACCCGGTCTATCGCATCATCGCGATGGCGGAGTGGGCGCCCGGCGTCGTCGACGATCGCGACGGCGACGGCATCCCCGACAACGAGGACGCGTGCCCCGATCAGAAGGGCGTGCGCAGCGCCGAGCCGTCGCGCAACGGCTGTCCCGAGGTCGCGCCGCAGCAGGTCGCGGGCCCGACCGATCGCGACAACGACGGCATCCCCGATCAGCAGGACGCCTGCCCCGACGTGCCGGGCGTGAAGACGGACGACCCGACGACGAACGGCTGCCGCGACACCGACGGCGACGGCTTCTTCGATCCGAAGGACGCCTGCCCGACGGAGAAGGGCATCGCGAGCCAGGATCCGATGACGAACGGCTGCCCGGACACCGACGGTGACGGCATCTTCGACAAGGTCGACGCGTGCCCGACCGAAGCGGGCCCGAAGAGCGAGGACCCGAAGAAGAACGGCTGCCCGATCGGCGACAAGGACAAGGACGGCATCAAGGACGACGTCGATGCATGTCCGGACGAGCCGGGCCCGGCGAGCCCCGATCCGAAGCGCAACGGCTGCCCGATGGCCTTCATCTCGCAGGGTCAGATCAAGATCCTGGACCAGGTGAAGTTCAAGACCGGCAGCGCCGCGATCGAGAACGGCAAGGACAGCGAGGAGGTCCTCGAGGCGGTGCGTGCGGTCCTCCAGACGCACACGGAGATCAAGAAGATCCGCATCGAAGGCCACACCGACAACAAGGGCGCGGCCGCGATGAACAAGAAGCTCTCCGCCGATCGCGCGGCGAGCGTGAAGACATGGCTCGTGAAGAAGGGCATCGCCGCCGACCGCATGTCGACGACCGGCTTCGGCCTCGAGAAGCCCATCGACACGAACGAAACGGAGACGGGGCGCAAGAACAACCGCCGCGTCGAGTTCCACATCGAGTAA
- a CDS encoding Uma2 family endonuclease, with product MSQREQREQAPLPGAPDVSHLVTEDGAPVDSFLAEKQMRLLTAPLDCWTAPRGRRFIAAANVGLFAVAKNPAIVPDVFVSFDVDPPAASGPEKLSSYFFWELGKPPDIVIEIVSETLGGELSTKLRDYERMRITNYVVFDPLRRLGSEEVVAFSLHSGAYVQRNDTRFVAEGLALVRWDGTFEGMHTNWLRWTDLDGNLLPTPRESEERARREAERADREAQRAAAAEARAESSATRAEALAARLRALGVDPDA from the coding sequence ATGTCACAACGCGAGCAACGCGAGCAGGCGCCGTTGCCGGGCGCGCCGGACGTGAGTCACCTCGTCACCGAGGACGGCGCGCCCGTGGATAGCTTCCTCGCCGAGAAGCAGATGCGGCTGCTCACGGCGCCGCTCGACTGCTGGACGGCTCCGCGAGGACGCCGCTTCATCGCCGCCGCCAACGTCGGGTTGTTCGCGGTCGCGAAGAATCCGGCCATCGTGCCCGACGTCTTCGTCAGCTTCGACGTCGACCCACCCGCCGCGAGCGGTCCCGAGAAGCTCAGCTCGTACTTCTTCTGGGAGCTCGGAAAGCCGCCCGACATCGTCATCGAGATCGTCTCCGAGACCCTCGGCGGCGAGCTCAGCACCAAGCTCCGCGACTACGAGCGCATGAGGATCACGAACTACGTCGTGTTCGATCCGCTGCGCAGGCTCGGCTCCGAAGAGGTCGTCGCGTTCTCGCTCCATAGCGGGGCGTACGTACAGAGGAACGACACCCGCTTCGTCGCCGAAGGCCTCGCGCTCGTCCGATGGGACGGCACCTTCGAGGGGATGCACACGAACTGGCTCCGCTGGACCGATCTCGACGGAAACCTCCTTCCGACTCCGAGAGAAAGCGAAGAGCGAGCGCGCCGAGAGGCCGAGCGAGCCGACCGCGAGGCCCAACGAGCGGCTGCCGCAGAAGCGCGCGCCGAGAGCTCCGCCACACGCGCCGAGGCGCTCGCCGCACGGCTACGCGCGCTCGGCGTCGATCCTGACGCCTGA
- a CDS encoding NAD(P)H-dependent oxidoreductase — MTTILAVSGSLRVNGFNSMLLRAAVAAAPEGATIEVGSIREIPLYDGDVEAASGLPAAVVALKEKVVAADGLLIVSPEYNNGIPGVLKNAIDWLSRPGADIPRVFGERAVGVIGATPGRGGTAMAQAAWLPVLRTLGMHLYTGGRLQVPSAGKVFDADGALIDDTTRTQLEKYMTGFTRFITRNTTPT, encoded by the coding sequence ATGACCACCATCCTCGCCGTCTCTGGGAGTCTTCGCGTCAATGGGTTCAACTCGATGTTGCTGCGGGCGGCGGTGGCGGCGGCGCCGGAGGGAGCGACGATCGAGGTGGGTTCGATCCGCGAGATCCCGCTCTACGACGGCGACGTCGAGGCGGCGTCCGGGTTGCCGGCGGCCGTCGTCGCGTTGAAGGAGAAGGTCGTGGCAGCCGACGGGCTCCTCATCGTCAGCCCCGAGTACAACAACGGGATCCCCGGCGTCCTCAAGAACGCGATCGACTGGCTCTCGCGCCCGGGCGCCGACATCCCGCGCGTCTTCGGAGAGCGCGCCGTCGGCGTGATCGGCGCCACCCCCGGACGCGGCGGCACCGCGATGGCGCAAGCCGCATGGCTCCCCGTCCTCCGCACCCTCGGAATGCACCTCTACACCGGCGGACGCCTCCAGGTCCCGAGCGCAGGCAAGGTCTTCGACGCCGACGGCGCCCTCATCGACGACACCACCCGCACCCAGCTCGAAAAATACATGACCGGCTTCACACGCTTCATCACCCGCAACACCACCCCCACCTGA
- the purL gene encoding phosphoribosylformylglycinamidine synthase subunit PurL → MPNAFPGDVAITPEIVKQHKVSPDELVRLEEALGRKPTYTELGVFSVMWSEHCSYKSSRVHLKRLPTKGPRVIQGPGENAGVVDIGDGFAAVFKMESHNHPSFIEPYQGAATGVGGILRDVFTMGARPIAGLNSLRFGRPDHARTPELLRGVVAGIGGYGNSIGVPTVGGEVQFDPSYDGNILVNAFTCGVARADRIFYGRAAGIGNAILYIGAKTGRDGIHGATMASDEFGDKKEGAGELATASSIKKGVRSTMQVGDPFMGKLLLEACLELFSADVLEGIQDMGAAGLTSSSVEMAGRAGNGIELDLDKIPRRARKMTPYEILLSESQERMLLVAKPGKEQRVFDICKKWDLDCAIVGRVTDTKRWVVTATPGFDPLDGKPPAGEKVVVADIPVDALTDAAPAYDRPRKPAPPPADVPVPETTDPKADLLALLSSPNVGSRAWIWRQYDHIVRGGTIVRPGSDAAVVRVPCTKDGATIMKHLAFAVDCNGRHVELAPEEGAKMAIAEVCRNLVCSGAEPIGITDCLNFASPEDPVTMDTFARAIDGLAAACDALGVPIVSGNVSLYNETTDASGRRPILPTPTVAAVGLVRDEADVLRQWFVRPDEEILLLGAPTGDGLGGSEYQALKAKKLGGPAPSIDLTAEAALQSLVLELARAHLLSSAHDVADGGLAVALAECCVTGPAPIGAEITLDGAPTGVLFGEAPSRVIVSTSKAAEVLERARRTNVPARSVGRTSATGRLGVRVGTVALDVALTDLEAARESCLVSIVGAS, encoded by the coding sequence ATGCCGAACGCGTTCCCCGGTGACGTCGCGATCACGCCCGAGATCGTCAAGCAGCACAAGGTCTCCCCCGACGAGCTCGTCCGCCTCGAGGAAGCGCTCGGCCGCAAACCGACCTACACCGAGCTCGGCGTCTTCAGCGTCATGTGGAGCGAGCACTGCTCCTACAAGTCGAGCCGCGTCCACCTGAAGCGCCTCCCGACGAAGGGGCCGCGCGTCATCCAGGGGCCGGGCGAGAACGCCGGCGTCGTCGACATCGGCGACGGGTTCGCGGCGGTGTTCAAGATGGAGTCGCACAACCACCCGAGCTTCATCGAGCCGTACCAGGGCGCCGCGACCGGCGTCGGCGGCATCCTCCGCGACGTCTTCACGATGGGCGCGCGCCCGATCGCGGGCCTCAACTCGCTCCGCTTCGGCCGCCCCGATCACGCGCGCACGCCGGAGCTCTTGCGCGGCGTCGTCGCCGGCATCGGCGGCTACGGCAACTCGATCGGCGTGCCCACCGTCGGCGGCGAGGTGCAGTTCGATCCGTCGTACGACGGCAACATCCTCGTCAACGCGTTCACGTGCGGCGTCGCGCGCGCCGATCGCATCTTCTACGGGCGCGCGGCCGGCATCGGCAACGCGATCCTCTACATCGGCGCGAAGACGGGGCGCGACGGCATCCACGGCGCGACGATGGCGTCCGACGAGTTCGGCGACAAGAAGGAGGGCGCGGGCGAGCTCGCGACCGCGTCGAGCATCAAGAAGGGCGTCCGCTCCACGATGCAGGTCGGCGATCCCTTCATGGGCAAGCTCCTCCTCGAGGCGTGCCTCGAGCTGTTCTCCGCGGACGTCCTCGAGGGGATCCAGGACATGGGCGCGGCGGGGCTCACCTCGTCGTCGGTCGAGATGGCGGGGCGCGCCGGCAACGGCATCGAGCTCGACCTCGACAAGATCCCCCGCCGCGCGCGGAAGATGACGCCGTACGAGATCCTCCTCTCGGAGTCGCAGGAGCGCATGTTGCTCGTCGCGAAGCCGGGCAAGGAGCAGCGCGTCTTCGACATCTGCAAGAAGTGGGACCTCGACTGCGCGATCGTCGGACGGGTCACCGACACGAAGCGCTGGGTCGTCACCGCGACGCCGGGCTTCGACCCGCTCGACGGGAAGCCGCCCGCGGGCGAGAAGGTCGTCGTCGCCGACATCCCCGTCGACGCGCTGACCGACGCCGCGCCGGCGTACGATCGACCGCGCAAGCCCGCGCCGCCGCCGGCCGACGTGCCGGTGCCGGAGACGACCGATCCGAAGGCAGACCTCCTCGCGCTCTTGTCGAGCCCGAACGTCGGATCGCGCGCCTGGATCTGGCGGCAGTACGATCACATCGTCCGCGGCGGCACGATCGTGCGGCCCGGCTCCGACGCCGCCGTGGTGCGTGTACCCTGCACGAAAGACGGCGCCACGATCATGAAGCACCTCGCGTTCGCGGTCGACTGCAACGGCCGCCACGTGGAGCTCGCGCCGGAGGAAGGCGCGAAGATGGCGATCGCGGAGGTCTGCCGGAACCTCGTCTGCTCCGGCGCCGAGCCGATCGGCATCACGGACTGCCTCAACTTCGCGAGCCCGGAGGACCCCGTCACGATGGACACCTTCGCGCGCGCGATCGACGGGCTCGCGGCCGCGTGCGACGCGCTCGGCGTCCCGATCGTGAGCGGCAACGTGAGCCTCTACAACGAGACGACGGACGCGTCGGGGCGGCGCCCGATCCTGCCGACCCCCACCGTCGCGGCGGTCGGCCTCGTCCGCGACGAGGCGGACGTCCTCCGACAGTGGTTTGTCCGACCGGACGAGGAGATCCTCCTCCTCGGAGCGCCGACGGGCGACGGGCTGGGTGGGAGCGAATACCAGGCGCTGAAGGCGAAGAAGCTCGGCGGGCCCGCGCCGTCGATCGACCTCACGGCGGAGGCGGCGCTCCAGTCGCTCGTGCTCGAGCTCGCACGAGCGCACCTCCTCTCGAGCGCGCACGACGTCGCGGACGGCGGCCTCGCCGTCGCGCTCGCGGAGTGCTGCGTGACCGGCCCGGCGCCGATCGGCGCGGAAATCACGCTGGATGGCGCGCCGACCGGCGTCCTCTTCGGCGAGGCGCCGTCGCGCGTGATCGTGTCCACCTCGAAGGCGGCGGAGGTCCTCGAGCGGGCGCGACGCACGAACGTCCCCGCGCGATCGGTGGGCCGCACGTCTGCGACGGGCCGGCTCGGGGTCCGTGTAGGCACGGTCGCGCTCGACGTCGCGCTCACCGACCTCGAGGCGGCGCGGGAGAGCTGCCTCGTTTCGATCGTGGGTGCCAGCTGA